Genomic DNA from Comamonas resistens:
ACTCCATGCTCTACACCTGCCGACCCGGCCAGGTGCTGGAGATTCCGGTCGCGAACTTCATCGCTCCGCGCGTGGAGGTCGAGCTGGCCTTCATCCTCAAGGCGCCGCTGGTAGGTCCGGGCCTGCCCGGCGGCAAGGAAGTGACGCTGGACGACGTGCTGGCCGCCACCGAGTACGTGACGCCGGCCATCGAGATCATCGACGCGCGCATCGAGCAGTTCGACCGCCACACCAAGGCCATGCGCAAAGTGTTCGACACCATCAGCGACAACGCGGCCAATGCGGGCATCGTGGTTGGCGCCCAGCGCGCTGACCCCAAGGCCGTGGACCTGCCCTGGTGCGGCGCCATACTGCGCCAGAACGGCATCGTCGAGGAAACCGGCCTTGCCGCTGGCGTGCAAGGCCATCCGGCCATAGGCGTAGCCTGGCTGGCCAACAAGCTCGCGCCCTGGGGTGAATCCCTGCAGCCCGGCCAGATCGTGCTGGCGGGCTCCTTCACGCGTCCGGTGGCGGCCAAGCCCGGCGACATGTTCGAAGCCGACTACGGCCCCCTGGGCAAGCTGCAATTCCGATTTGTCTGAATCACGGAGATCTCCCATGCCTTTGCAATTACGCGATCCGAGCCTGCTCAAGACCGAATGCCTGATCGACGGCCGCTGGCTGGCCGCCGGCGACGGCACCACCATTGCCGTGAACAACCCGGCCACCGGGGAGTTGCTGGCGGCCGTGCCCAAGATGGGCGAGGCCGAAACCCAGACCGCCATTGCCGCGGCCGAGCGCGCCTTTGCCGAGTGGAAGTCTCGCACCGCCGACCAGCGCGCCGCCATCCTGCACAAGTGGTTCGAACTGCTGATGCAGCACCAGGAGGACCTGGCACAGATCATGACGGCCGAACAGGGCAAGCCCCTGGCCGAATCGCGCGGCGAAATCGCCTATGCGGCCTCCTATGTGCAGTGGTTTGCCGAGGAGGCGCGCCGCGTCTACGGCTCCACCGTACCCTCGCCCTGGGGCGACAAGAAGATCGTCGTGACCAAGGAGCCGGTGGGCGTGTGCGCGGCGATCACACCCTGGAACTTCCCCGCAGCCATGATCACGCGCAAGGTGGCGCCGGCCCTGGCTGCCGGCTGCACCATCATCGTCAAGCCCGCGCAGCAGACGCCGCTGTCGGCCCTGGCGCTGGGCGAACTGGCTCAGCGTGCCGGCGTGCCTGCCGGCGTGTTCAGCGTCCTCACCGGTCCGGCGCGTGCCATCGGCGGCGTGCTCACGGCCAGCATGGCGGTGCGCAAGCTCACCTTCACGGGCTCCACCGAAGTGGGCCGCGTGCTGGCCGCGCAATGCGCGCCCACGCTCAAGAAGATGTCGCTGGAGCTGGGCGGCAATGCGCCCTTCATCGTCTTCGACGATGCGGATCTGGATGCCGCCGTGGAAGGAGCCATGGCCTCAAAGTACCGCAATACCGGCCAGACCTGCGTCTGCGCCAACCGCCTGCTGGTACAGGACGGGGTGTACGAGGCCTTCATGGCCAAGCTCAAGGCCGCGGTGCTGGCACTCAAGGTCGGCAACGGCGCCGACGCCGGCATTACCCAGGGCCCGCTGATCGACGAGGCGGCCGTGGCCAAGGTCAAGGAACTGGTGGCCGATGCCGTGGCCCAGGGTGCCGAAGTCGTCACCGGCGGCAAGCCTTCGGCGCTGGGCGGCACCTTCTACGAGCCCACCATTCTCGGCGGCGCCACGGACCGCATGCGCATCGCCAGGGAAGAGGTCTTCGGCCCCGTGGCACCCGTGTTCCGCTTCAGCACCGAGGAGGAGGCCATCCGCATGGCCAACGACACCGAATACGGCCTGGCGGCCTACTTCTATGCGCGCGACGTGGGCCGCGTCTGGCGCGTGGGCGCGGCGCTCGAATACGGCATGGTCGGCATCAACAGCGGCATCATCAGCACTGCCGTGGCGCCGTTCGGCGGCGTCAAGCAGTCGGGCATGGGCCGCGAGGGTGGCGCCGCGGGGATTGAAGAATACGTGAGTACCAAATATCTTTGTATGGGGTACTGAGATGAAAACCCCCTGAGTCGCTTCGCCTAGGCGGCCCCGCGCCTTCCCCCTCTCTCTACGCGCTGCGCGCTACGGGAGGGGGACGCAGCCAGCGCGGCGGCCCTTGCGCGGCTGCCCTGGCCTGGCGAGCGTCAGTTGCATGGGCAGCGGGGGCGCGAAGCACTATGGATAACTGAAATGACAATGCAAACACCCACCAATCCCTTCAAGGCCGCGATTGCGGCCGGCCGCCCACAGATCGGCCTGTGGCTGGGCCTGGGCAGCCCCTATAGCGCAGAGATCTGCGCGGGCGCGGGCTTCGACTGGCTGCTGATCGACGGCGAGCATGGCCCCAACGACACGCTGACGCTGTTGGCGCAGCTGCAGGCTATTGCCGCCTATCCGGCCAGCCATGCGATCGCACGCATCCCCATGGGCCATGGCGAGATTGGCGAGATGCTGATCAAGCAGTATCTGGACCTGGGCGTGCAGACCCTGCTGGTCCCCATGGTGGAGACGGGCGAGCAGGCTACCCAGATAGTGCGCTGTTCGCGCTATCCGCAAGATGACGGCAAGGGCGGCATTCGCGGCATGGCCGGGGCCAGGGCTTCGGGCTGGGGACGGCGGGCCAGCTACTACCACGAGGCCAATGCACAGGTCTGCATGTTGCTGCAGGTCGAATCGGTGCAGGGCTTGAAGAATCTCGATGCGATTGTCGCGACCGAGGGCGTGGACGGCGTGTTCATAGGCCCGGCCGATCTGTCGGCCACCATGGGGCATGTGGGCAATCCCGGCCACCCCGAAGTGCAGGCCGCCATTGCCGATGCGATTGTGCGCATACGCAAGGCGGGCAAGGCTGCGGGAATTCTCACCCCCAATGAGGCCCAGGCGCGCAAGTACCTGGAGCAGGGCTGCAGCTTTGTGGCTGTGGGGCTGGATACGGGACTGCTGGTGCAATCCACCAGTGCGCTGGCCGCGCGTTTCAAGGATGTCAAGCCGGTCGCGCCCAGCAGCACGTACTGAGGACGCAGGTCTGTAGTGACCTGGAGCCTATTCGCCAGGCGGGCCTCTTACATACAATCGGGCAGCAACCTCACCTTCGCTATGACCCAGCACGACACAACCAACGCAACTGAACCCATGCGCTCGTTTGCGCGTTCCCTGCCGATGGCCTTGCTCAAGGCGCGTGAGTCGGTCATGGTGCGCTTTCGCCCTTCGTTGCGGGCCCATGGCCTGACCGAGCAGCAATGGCGCGTCATTCGCGCCATGTCGGCAGCAGACCACAGGCTGCGCCCCATGGAGCTGTCGCAGATGACCTTCATCAGCATGCCCAGCCTTTCGCGTCTGCTCAAGACGCTGGAAGGGCGTGACCTGATCAAGCGCGGCCGTCATGTGGGGGATCTGCGCGGTTCGGAGTTCGGCCTCACGCCTGCGGGCCACGCCATGGTGGCCGAGATCGCGCCGCATGCCGAGGAAATCTATGCCGAAATCGAGCGTGTGGTGGGCAGCAAGGAGATCGAGCAGCTGTACTACGTGCTTGAGCAGGTGGTGCAACGCCTGGGCCTGCCCGGCGAGGATGAACTGGAATAACCCCCCTGAGTCGCTGCGCGCCTTCCCCCTGGAAGGGGCGACGTGCAACGGGACGACGCCTTCGCTGCGGGGCGCATCTCTGGCGCGCCTTGCCGGCTTCATGCGCTCCAGCACGGCAATGGCGACAATACGGGCATGAGTTCTGCCATTGCCGTCATCGACTTTGAAACCACGGGCATGACACCCGCCCAGGGCGCCAGGGCGACCGAGATCGCCATCGTGCTGCTGGAGCAGGGGCGTGTCGTCGATCGCTTCCAGAGCCTGATGCAGACCGGTGCCTGGGTCTCGCCTTTCATCACGCAGCTGACCGGCATCACCAACGAGATGCTGCGCACGGCTCCGCCTGCGGCCGAAGTCATGCGCGAGGCCGCACGTTTTGTGGGCGATGTGCCCATGGTGGCCCACAACGCATCTTTCGACAGCAAGTTCTGGCAGGCCGAGCTGGCGCTGGCGGGGCAGGCCGCGCCCCATGCGTTTGCCTGCACGGTGCTGCTGTCGCGCCGCATCTATCCACAGGCACCCAGCCATAGCCTGGGCAATCTGGCGCGCTATCTGCAACTGCCGTCCACAGGGCGTGCGCACCGGGCACTGGCCGATGCCGAAATGGCGGCGGCTTTGCTGGCACGCATGCAGCAGGATCTGTGCACGCGTCATGCTCTGCCCTGGCCCGACCATGCGCTGCTGATGCAGCTGCAGCGCTGCAGCAAGGCGCGCACCGGCAGCTGGCTGGCCCAGCAGGCAGCGCAGGTCAGTCTTACTGCGGGCTGATACATTGCCTGATCGCCTCGGGGGCTTGTATTGGGGATTTGATGTTTTTCAAGGCTTGGGCCCTTATGTATCAAGCGTCAGCAGCTATGGATAAATGAGTCAAATGCTGTTGCTCTTGCGCCGAAGTCCTTACGAGTCGTGATCCGACAGGTTCAGGCCGATAATCAAGCGCAACTCCTGCAGGTGCTGGTGCCTGCTGTTCTTGACCCTGTGGTGCGCTTGAGTGGCGGCCATTTTGTGCTCCTGTTTTGTTGTGAACTCCGCCCTGCCAACTTCAGTCCTGCGTACTGCCGAGCCTTTTTCGCAGCGCGAATTTCGCGATGCGCTGGGGCAGTTCGCCACAGGCGTCACCATCATCACGGCACGCAGCGCTGAAGGGCATGCGGTGGGCACGACGGTCAGCTCTTTCAATGCGCTGTCGCTGGCACCCTCCCTGGTGCTATGGAGCCTGGGCCTCAAGGCCAACTCCCTGCCCGTGTTTCGTCACAGCGTGCATTACGCCGTCCATGTGCTGTCAGCCGCGCAAAAGCCGCTGGCCGAGCTGTTTGCGCGCAGGGGCGCCGACCGCTTCAGCCATACGAGTTACCAGGACTCCGCACATGGCGTGCCGCTGCTGGAAGGCTGCGCGGCGGTGTTCGAGTGCCGCAATCTGCGTCAGCATGAGGAGGGCGATCATCTGCTCTTCATCGGCGAGGTCGAACGCTGCACACACCATGCCGACAGAGCGCCTTTGCTCTATCACAGCGGCCATATGCACACCCGCGGCCTGATCTGAGCCGCCTGCAGCGACTCCAGGCTGTTTGCGCTGCATGACGGCTTGATCGGCCTTGAAGCCGGTCTGATAACGCGCAGTTAAGACGTTTGCTGCAAGCTGGTTTGGGAACCTGTTTAGAGTGCCGGTAAAGGGCAGTCGCTGCCCGGTACCCCAACCCAGCGAGGCAAGACATGCAGCAACAAGATTTTGATTACGACTTTCTGGTCATAGGCGGTGGCTCGGGAGGCGTGCGCGCCAGCCGCGTGGCGGCCGGCCTGGGCGCCCGCGTGGCCCTGGTGGAGGCTGCCCAGCTGGGCGGAACCTGCGTCAACGTGGGCTGCATTCCCAAGAAACTGCTCAGCCACGCTGCGCATTTCAGCCAGCTGGCCGAAGAGGCCAAGGGCTTTGGCTGGCAGCTGGCGCAGCCGCATTTCGACTGGCCCACGCTGATTGCCAACAAGGACCGCGAAATCGAGCGCCTGAACGGCGTTTACGCCAAGATGCTGGCCGGCGCCGGCGTGACTGTCGTTCACGGCCGTGCGGCGCTCTCCGGGCCTCACAGCGTGGTGGTGAACGGCCAGACGCTCACGGCCCATCACATTCTGATTGCCACGGGCGGCACGCCACGTCTGCCCGACATTCCAGGCGCGGAGCATGCCATCAGCTCCAACGAGGCATTCCATCTGCCGCAGCTGCCTGAGCGCGTGGTGGTGGTGGGGGGCGGCTATATCGCTGTCGAGTTCGCATCCATCTTCAACGGCCTGGGTGCGCAGACCACCTTGCTGCACCGCCGTCCGCAGCTGCTGCGTGGCTTTGATGCAGACCTGGGCCTGCATCTGGCGCAGGAGATGGCTCTGCAGGGCGTGAGTTTTCGCTGGGACGAGGAAATCCAGTCTATCGACAGGCAGGAGGACGGGCTGCACCTGCAGCTCAAGAGCGGCGAGCAACTGGTCGTGGACTGCGTGATGTATGCCACGGGACGTGTGCCGCTGACCGAGGGGCTGGGGCTGGACAAGGCGGGCGTGCGCTGCACCGACAAGGGGGCGATCGAGGTGGATTCGCGCTTCGGCACCAATGTGCCGTCCATTCACGCCGTGGGCGATGTGGTGGACCGCATGGCGCTGACCCCGGTGGCACTGGCCGAGGGGACGGTGGTGGCCCATGAACTCTTTGGCAAGGGCGGCAAGAGCGCCCCTGACTATGAGCTGGTGCCCACGGCCGTGTTCTCTCATCCCCAGGTGGGCACGGTGGGCCTGTCCGAGGAGTCGGCGCGCAAGCGCTATGGCGCCGTGCAGATCTTCCAGTCCAGCTTCAGGCCTCTGACCAACCGCATGGGGGCAGAGCCCGAGAATGTGTTCCTCAAGCTCATCGTCTCCAAGGCCGATCAGCGCGTGCGCGGTGTGCACATGGTGGGCGAGGGCGCGGGCGAGTTGATGCAGGGCTTTGCCGTGGCACTGCAGTGCGGCGCGACCAAGCAGCAGTTCGATGCCACGATAGGCATACACCCCACGGTGGCCGAAGAGCTGGTGACCATGCGCGAGCCGGTACGGGAATGAGGCAGGTTTGCCCGCGCTTTCGCAGGCGGCGCAGCCGCAGGGCGACACCGTCATGAAAAATGGGCCTTAAAGGCCCATTTCCTTGTCCATCAAGCGCTGTGCGCTATGAATGGATGAGTCGGTATCAGCCGCGTGCGGCGTCCGGCAGCTCGATCTTGACTTCCAGCACTTCGAGGTTTTCCTGGCGCTCCAGCTGCACCTTGATGTCGTTGGGATTGATGTCCACATATTTGGAAATCACGGCCATCAGCTCTTTTTGCAGGGCCGGCAGATAGTCGGGCTTGCCGCCGTCGCCGCCCACGCGTTCGCGCGCCAGAATGATCTGCAGGCGCTCCTTGGCCACCGAGGCCGATTTTTTCTTCTCTCCAAGCAGAAACGACAACATGGACATTGTGCTTACCTCCCGCCAAAGATGCGCTTGAAGAAGCCGGGCTTGACGGCTTCGGTAAAACGCATGGGCTTGTCTTCGCCCAGAAAACGGGCCACCACGTCCTGATAGGCCTCGGCCACGTCCGAGCCCTGCATATGCACGGCGGGAATGCCCTGGTTGGAGGCCTGGAGCACGGTTTCGGACTCTGGAATCACGCCGATCAGCGGAATGCGCAGAATGTCCTGTATGTCTTCCAGCGACAGCATCTGGCCGTCTTCCACGCGGTTGGGGTTGTAGCGTGTGATCAGCAGATGTTCCTTGATGCTCTCGCCCTTGCTGGCCGCTTCGGTCTTGGAGCTGAGCATGCCCAGAATGCGGTCCGAATCGCGCACCGAAGAGACTTCGGGGTTGGTCACCACCAGCGCTTCGTCGGCATAGTGCATGGCCATCAGCGCACCGCTTTCGATGCCGGCGGGCGAGTCGCAGATGATGTATTCGAAGTCCATGCTGGACAGATCGGCCAGCACCTTCTTCACACCTTCTTGCGTCAGCGCGTCCTTGTCACGAGTCTGCGAGGCAGCCAGCACGAACAGGTTTTCGCACTGCTTGTCCTTGATCAGGGCCTGGTTCAGGTTGGCTTCACCCTGGATGACATTGATCAGGTCATAGACCACGCGGCGTTCGCAGCCCATGATCAGATCCAGGTTGCGCAAACCCACATCGAAATCAATCACAGCGGTCTTGTGACCGCGCAGAGCGAGGCCCGATGCGAAGCTGGCGCTGGTGGTGGTCTTTCCGACCCCGCCCTTGCCAGAGGTCACGACGACGATTTTGGCCATGTTTGCACGATTCCTTAAAGACAAATGAGGCAGGTTGATGGGGTGTCCGGTGCGTTTGTCACACCGGCTCGATGATGATCTTTTCTCCCTCCAGACGGACTTTGGCAGGTTTGCCAGCCACATCTGCAGGTAAATCGGTTTCAATTGTGCGGTAGATACCCGCGATGGAGAGCAGTTGTGCCTCCATGCAAGTGCTAAAAATTCTTGCGCTGGTATTGCCGCTGGCTCCGGCCACGGCCCGACCGCGCAGCGGTGCATAGACATGGACGTTGCCGTCGGCAATCACCTCGGCACCATAACTGACCATGTCCAGCACCACGATATCAGTACCCTTGGCATAGACGCGCTGGCCCGAACGCAGCGGCCGGTCCACGATGACGGCATCGGCCAGCGGGGCCGGCACTTCGACCTCGTGCACCACCTCCACCTCGCGGATGATTTCGTGGATCTCAGGCTCGCTGCGGCGCACTGGCGTGGCGTCCGGGGCTGCGTTCAGGCCCAGTGCCTTGGCCGCTTCCATCTGCGCCTCGCTGCCGCTGCGCACGGCAACCGGCACGGTGCGGTGCTTACGCAAGGCCTCGATCAGGGCGGGAAAGTCGATTTCTTCCTCGACTTCGCGCACTTGACTGAGGTCGATCAGCACAGGGTCGTTGTCGAAGAAGTCCGGGTCATCGGCCAGGCGGCGAGCCAGATCCTGCGTCAATGCCAGCATGTCGGTGCTGCGAAGCACGACGGAAAGCACCGGCAGTTGCGCGCTCTTGAGGTCAAAGCTGGGGCGCTCGGCGCCGGTCGATTCAACAGACATGGGAATGGGATCAGCGCACGCTAAGGTGCTCTATGAGGACGATAAAGTGTACCTGCGTACCAGCGAAAGATATGGTCACTGAGTGTTTGCACTGCAACACTTGATGTGCCTGGGCAAGCTCAATGGCTGCAGGTCTGGATGAAAATACAGTCATGTCTCCAGAGCTTTTGATCCAGGGCGCCTGTGCCAGCATCACCTTGCGCCGTCCCGAAGTCGCCAACAAACTGCTGCCCGAAGACCTGAGCGTGCTGCGCCGCCAGATCGACGAGGTCAACGCCAACCCGGCCGTGCTGGTGCTGACGCTGCAGGCCGTGGGCAAGCATTTCTGCAGCGGCTATGACATTGGCGAGATTGCCAACAGCCAGAACGAGGGCAGCTCCTTTGGCGAAATGGTGGACGCCATAGAGGGCTGCCGCGCCGTGACGATTGCCGCGATTCAGGGCGGCGTGTTTGGTGGCGCCACCGACATGGCTCTGGCCTGCGACTTCCGCGTGGGGGGCGCAGGCAGTCAGATGTTCATGCCTGCGGCCCGGCTGGGTCTGCACTTTTACGCCTCAGGGCTGGAACGCTATGTGACGCGCCTGGGCCTGGACATGGCCAAACGGCTGTTTCTGACCGGTGAAAAGCTGCAGGCGCAGGCCATGAAGGACTGCGGCTTTCTGACCGATCTGGCCGACGGTGCGGACATCACGGTAGCGGTGCAGCAGTTGCAAACTACCTTGGCTGGCATGGCGCCACTGGCCTTGCTGGGCATGAAAAAGCATTTGAATGCCATTGCACGCGGCGTGCAGGACAGGGCCGGCATCGATGCTGCCGTTCAGGCCACGATTGCATCGGCGGATTTGCAGGAAGGCGGCCTGGCCTGGCGTGAGAAGCGCAGGCCGCGATTTACCGGGCGATAACCAGGGACCAACGGCCAAGGCGCGAAAGAGGATGAGGTTCTAGCCTGCCAGCTCGGTGGCATGGACGCGGTTGCCGCCCCCGTGCTTGGCTGCATAGAGCTGTGCATCGGCCTGCTCCAGCAGGCTCTGGGCCGTGCCCGATCCGGCTTGCAGCGTCGCCAGGCCAATGCTGATGGTGAGATGTCCGGTCTCGGCCCGGGTGTTGGGCAAAGCCAGCTGCTCCACCGCCTGGCGAATGCGCTCGGCCAGAGCCAGGGCGTCGCTTGCGCCGGTGGCTGGCAGCAGGCAGGCAAACTCTTCGCCGCCATACCGGGCCGTCAGATCGGTGGCACGGGACGCCGTCTCTTTGAGCGCTTTGGCGACGGCGCACAGGTAGGCATCGCCTGTGGCGTGGCCGTAATAGTCGTTCACGGCCTTGAAGCGATCCAGGTCCGCCATCAGCACGCTCAGCGGCGTGCCCATGCGGCTGCTGCGGGCATGCTCGCGCAGCAGCTCCTGATCGAAGGCCCGACGATTGGCCAGGCCCGTCAGGCCATCGGACAGGCTCAGGTGTTTCAGCTGTGCATTGGCACTTTCCAGTGCCTTGGCCTGCTCCTGGATCTGGCGGTTGCGTTCGTTCAGCAGCCTGGCCAGGCGCCGGTAGTAGAGAAAGGCCATGCCGAAGATCAGCACCAGCGCCGTGCTGCCGATGCCGACGAACTGCCATAGCTGATGCTGGCTGCGCTGCTTGACATAGAGCTCTATGAGGTCGCGTTCGCCTTTTTCATGTTTGGTGACAGACAGCGAGACATCGATGGCTGCCAGATAGCGGTCAAACGCCTGCACGATGCGCTGGTTCTGCGCGGTGGGGCTGAAGTAGAAGCGATATTCACGTGGGTCATCGAGCAGGGTGTGAATGGCTTCCAGGTCGAAGTATTCGCGGGTGTAGCGTTTTTCCTCGAAGATGCTCTGGCTGAAGACGGCGGCGTCCAGAGTACCGTCCTGCACGGCTTTGAACAGGCCGTCGCTGTTGGCCTGATCGAAGCGCTGCAGCCGGTTTGGGGGGAGCAGGGATTGCAGCCGGGCGTCCAGCGCCACCCCTTTGACAACGCCTACCTGATAGGACTTCAGATCGTCGATGCTGTCTACGGACAGCTGTCTGTCCTTGCGGGTGATGACGGCGTAGAAGCTTTGGTAGTAGGGCTCGGTGAAGATGCCAAGCTTGGCCCTTTGCGGCAGCAGGCTCAAGGGCATGAAAACATCTGCGCGGCCTTGCTGCACCTGTTCTATCTTGCTGGCGACGGTCTGGTCGCGTGCCGAATCGATTTCATAGCGCAGGCCCAGCTTGTTCGTGATGAAGCACCAGGTATCAACGGCAACGCCGGTATAGCTGCCTTGCTTTTTGTCATAGCGGGACATGGGCGGAGCATCGACCGCGAGCATGCGCAGCGGAGCCATGGCGCGAAATTCGGCCAGCTCCTCAGGGCCGATTTCCACGGGATGGAGCAGACGGATATGCTGTGCGCCATTGCAGGCCAGAGTCCCTCCCCAGGCCGTGCCACACCAGACCGCATAGAGCAGGCCACACAGCATCGCTGTTGTTCCATGTCTCATGAAATTGCCGTTGGCCCTCATGCAAACATTTTGCAACATCAAGATGCAAGTTGCGGCGCTGCGTGCCTTTTTTAGATCGAGAACACGCTCTCAAGGCGAGCCTGCTCAGCCAGGCGTTCCCGTACGTGCCAGATGCTGGCGCGCAAAGTCCTCATACCAGTCCAGGCAGCCGGGGTTGGCCATGGCGTCCTTGTTGACCACCTTGGCCAGGGGCTGGCCCAGCAGCAGTTTCTTGATGGGCAGCTCCTGCTTCTTGCCGCTGAGCGTGCGCGGAATCTCGGCCACGGCAAAGATATCGTCGGGCACAAAGCGCGGC
This window encodes:
- the hpaH gene encoding 2-oxo-hept-4-ene-1,7-dioate hydratase, with protein sequence MFSPELLTQLAQELDASEASRQQIEHFSKRFPGMTVEDGYRVSREWVRMQVAAGRKVIGHKIGLTSRAMQMASQIDEPDYGTLLDSMLYTCRPGQVLEIPVANFIAPRVEVELAFILKAPLVGPGLPGGKEVTLDDVLAATEYVTPAIEIIDARIEQFDRHTKAMRKVFDTISDNAANAGIVVGAQRADPKAVDLPWCGAILRQNGIVEETGLAAGVQGHPAIGVAWLANKLAPWGESLQPGQIVLAGSFTRPVAAKPGDMFEADYGPLGKLQFRFV
- a CDS encoding NAD-dependent succinate-semialdehyde dehydrogenase, whose protein sequence is MPLQLRDPSLLKTECLIDGRWLAAGDGTTIAVNNPATGELLAAVPKMGEAETQTAIAAAERAFAEWKSRTADQRAAILHKWFELLMQHQEDLAQIMTAEQGKPLAESRGEIAYAASYVQWFAEEARRVYGSTVPSPWGDKKIVVTKEPVGVCAAITPWNFPAAMITRKVAPALAAGCTIIVKPAQQTPLSALALGELAQRAGVPAGVFSVLTGPARAIGGVLTASMAVRKLTFTGSTEVGRVLAAQCAPTLKKMSLELGGNAPFIVFDDADLDAAVEGAMASKYRNTGQTCVCANRLLVQDGVYEAFMAKLKAAVLALKVGNGADAGITQGPLIDEAAVAKVKELVADAVAQGAEVVTGGKPSALGGTFYEPTILGGATDRMRIAREEVFGPVAPVFRFSTEEEAIRMANDTEYGLAAYFYARDVGRVWRVGAALEYGMVGINSGIISTAVAPFGGVKQSGMGREGGAAGIEEYVSTKYLCMGY
- a CDS encoding HpcH/HpaI aldolase/citrate lyase family protein, producing MQTPTNPFKAAIAAGRPQIGLWLGLGSPYSAEICAGAGFDWLLIDGEHGPNDTLTLLAQLQAIAAYPASHAIARIPMGHGEIGEMLIKQYLDLGVQTLLVPMVETGEQATQIVRCSRYPQDDGKGGIRGMAGARASGWGRRASYYHEANAQVCMLLQVESVQGLKNLDAIVATEGVDGVFIGPADLSATMGHVGNPGHPEVQAAIADAIVRIRKAGKAAGILTPNEAQARKYLEQGCSFVAVGLDTGLLVQSTSALAARFKDVKPVAPSSTY
- the hpaR gene encoding homoprotocatechuate degradation operon regulator HpaR, producing MTQHDTTNATEPMRSFARSLPMALLKARESVMVRFRPSLRAHGLTEQQWRVIRAMSAADHRLRPMELSQMTFISMPSLSRLLKTLEGRDLIKRGRHVGDLRGSEFGLTPAGHAMVAEIAPHAEEIYAEIERVVGSKEIEQLYYVLEQVVQRLGLPGEDELE
- a CDS encoding 3'-5' exonuclease; this encodes MSSAIAVIDFETTGMTPAQGARATEIAIVLLEQGRVVDRFQSLMQTGAWVSPFITQLTGITNEMLRTAPPAAEVMREAARFVGDVPMVAHNASFDSKFWQAELALAGQAAPHAFACTVLLSRRIYPQAPSHSLGNLARYLQLPSTGRAHRALADAEMAAALLARMQQDLCTRHALPWPDHALLMQLQRCSKARTGSWLAQQAAQVSLTAG
- a CDS encoding flavin reductase family protein, with the protein product MNSALPTSVLRTAEPFSQREFRDALGQFATGVTIITARSAEGHAVGTTVSSFNALSLAPSLVLWSLGLKANSLPVFRHSVHYAVHVLSAAQKPLAELFARRGADRFSHTSYQDSAHGVPLLEGCAAVFECRNLRQHEEGDHLLFIGEVERCTHHADRAPLLYHSGHMHTRGLI
- the gorA gene encoding glutathione-disulfide reductase, whose translation is MQQQDFDYDFLVIGGGSGGVRASRVAAGLGARVALVEAAQLGGTCVNVGCIPKKLLSHAAHFSQLAEEAKGFGWQLAQPHFDWPTLIANKDREIERLNGVYAKMLAGAGVTVVHGRAALSGPHSVVVNGQTLTAHHILIATGGTPRLPDIPGAEHAISSNEAFHLPQLPERVVVVGGGYIAVEFASIFNGLGAQTTLLHRRPQLLRGFDADLGLHLAQEMALQGVSFRWDEEIQSIDRQEDGLHLQLKSGEQLVVDCVMYATGRVPLTEGLGLDKAGVRCTDKGAIEVDSRFGTNVPSIHAVGDVVDRMALTPVALAEGTVVAHELFGKGGKSAPDYELVPTAVFSHPQVGTVGLSEESARKRYGAVQIFQSSFRPLTNRMGAEPENVFLKLIVSKADQRVRGVHMVGEGAGELMQGFAVALQCGATKQQFDATIGIHPTVAEELVTMREPVRE
- the minE gene encoding cell division topological specificity factor MinE → MSMLSFLLGEKKKSASVAKERLQIILARERVGGDGGKPDYLPALQKELMAVISKYVDINPNDIKVQLERQENLEVLEVKIELPDAARG
- the minD gene encoding septum site-determining protein MinD, coding for MAKIVVVTSGKGGVGKTTTSASFASGLALRGHKTAVIDFDVGLRNLDLIMGCERRVVYDLINVIQGEANLNQALIKDKQCENLFVLAASQTRDKDALTQEGVKKVLADLSSMDFEYIICDSPAGIESGALMAMHYADEALVVTNPEVSSVRDSDRILGMLSSKTEAASKGESIKEHLLITRYNPNRVEDGQMLSLEDIQDILRIPLIGVIPESETVLQASNQGIPAVHMQGSDVAEAYQDVVARFLGEDKPMRFTEAVKPGFFKRIFGGR
- the minC gene encoding septum site-determining protein MinC codes for the protein MSVESTGAERPSFDLKSAQLPVLSVVLRSTDMLALTQDLARRLADDPDFFDNDPVLIDLSQVREVEEEIDFPALIEALRKHRTVPVAVRSGSEAQMEAAKALGLNAAPDATPVRRSEPEIHEIIREVEVVHEVEVPAPLADAVIVDRPLRSGQRVYAKGTDIVVLDMVSYGAEVIADGNVHVYAPLRGRAVAGASGNTSARIFSTCMEAQLLSIAGIYRTIETDLPADVAGKPAKVRLEGEKIIIEPV
- a CDS encoding enoyl-CoA hydratase/isomerase family protein, whose translation is MSPELLIQGACASITLRRPEVANKLLPEDLSVLRRQIDEVNANPAVLVLTLQAVGKHFCSGYDIGEIANSQNEGSSFGEMVDAIEGCRAVTIAAIQGGVFGGATDMALACDFRVGGAGSQMFMPAARLGLHFYASGLERYVTRLGLDMAKRLFLTGEKLQAQAMKDCGFLTDLADGADITVAVQQLQTTLAGMAPLALLGMKKHLNAIARGVQDRAGIDAAVQATIASADLQEGGLAWREKRRPRFTGR
- a CDS encoding GGDEF domain-containing protein; the protein is MRHGTTAMLCGLLYAVWCGTAWGGTLACNGAQHIRLLHPVEIGPEELAEFRAMAPLRMLAVDAPPMSRYDKKQGSYTGVAVDTWCFITNKLGLRYEIDSARDQTVASKIEQVQQGRADVFMPLSLLPQRAKLGIFTEPYYQSFYAVITRKDRQLSVDSIDDLKSYQVGVVKGVALDARLQSLLPPNRLQRFDQANSDGLFKAVQDGTLDAAVFSQSIFEEKRYTREYFDLEAIHTLLDDPREYRFYFSPTAQNQRIVQAFDRYLAAIDVSLSVTKHEKGERDLIELYVKQRSQHQLWQFVGIGSTALVLIFGMAFLYYRRLARLLNERNRQIQEQAKALESANAQLKHLSLSDGLTGLANRRAFDQELLREHARSSRMGTPLSVLMADLDRFKAVNDYYGHATGDAYLCAVAKALKETASRATDLTARYGGEEFACLLPATGASDALALAERIRQAVEQLALPNTRAETGHLTISIGLATLQAGSGTAQSLLEQADAQLYAAKHGGGNRVHATELAG